DNA from Nitriliruptor alkaliphilus DSM 45188:
CGGGATGCTCCCGCAGGTAGGCCTCCCACAGGTCCTCGAGGGCGAGCGCCCCGTTGACGTCCCCGTCCTCCCACAGGAGGGTGACCATCTCCCCGAAGAGCCGGGCGCGCCGCCGGCCCCCGTCGGTCACCTGGTCGATCAACCCGCCCACGTGCTGTTCGAACCGGGCGGCGTCCGGGCCGTCCGGCGTCGAGATCCGGGTCAGCAGGTCGGCAGCGTCCACGAGAGCGAGGCGCCCGCGCTGGACCTGGGTGTCGACGTCGACACCGCGACGACGGAGTCCGGCGGTCACGGCGCGGCGGTGGACCTCGGTCGCCACGACCACGGCGCCATCGCCCGCCTCGAACGCGGGTGCCACGAGGTCGACCACGCCCGCGACCAGCGCGTCCATGTCGTCGTACATGCCCACGAGGTGCTCGTGGGGACCCTCAGCGACCCCGTGCGTGCCGTTCGCGCTCGGCGCACCGGCGGGCGGTGGCGGGGCGGGCAACGTGGAGGACACGGTGGGGTTTCCGGTGCGGTCGGGAGTCGGAGCGACGGGATCCGCGGCCACACCTCGGCCGGTCGGTCGCGACCCGTGACCAGCCCGTCGCGTGCCCGGAGGAACCCCGCGCGGGAGGATAGACGCGGGCCGGATGGCCGTCCGGGACGGCCGGCCAGGGTGCGCGGTACGGACGGTGTCCCCGCGCGGCGCGGCGGGTCAGGTGCGGTGGATGAGGGTCATCGACGAGGTGACCACCGGAGCCCCGTCCGCGTCGTGCCAGTCGGTCTCGGCCACCACGAACGTCATGCGCGACCCCTCGCCCCGCTCCTTGACGGTCACGTCGGCGATGCGGCCGGTCGCGGTCAGGCGGTCACCGACGAGCACGGGTCGGTGGTAGGTGAAGGACTGGCCGCCGTGGAGGATCATGCCGCCACCGGACATCAGCTCGGTGATGACGTGACGGAGCGGGTGCTCGCCGGTGGCGCCGTCGGGCTGGAGCTCGGGCCACGCGCCCTGGTGGGCCATCACGAAGGCGTAGGTGGGCGGCGCGGGTACGGCATCGAACCCCGCGTCCGCGGCCGCGCGAGCGTCCTGGAACACCGGCGAGGAGTCGGTCACGGCACGGGCCAGGAACCCGACGGGTCCCCGTTCCACCACGACGGTCTGGGCGGGCAGGGGGCTGCCGATGAGGTCGGTGACGGCCATGGGTGCGGACTCCTCGTCGCGGTCGGGCTCGAGGTCGGGCGTGCGGTCAGGCGGGGCGGAAGCGCGGGACGGTCACGGTCGAGCCCTCGTCACGTTCGAAGACCACGACGAGGTCCTGATCGATCGCGAGCCGGGCGTGGTCGGCGTCGACGATGTTGGTCGCCAGCAGCGGGCCCTCCTCGAGCGCCACGATCGCGACGACGTACGGGAGCCGCTCGCTGAACGGCGGCAGCGCCCCGGCGTGCACGACCGACCAGGTGTGCAGGCGCCCCCGGCCCGACGCGGCCTCCCAGCGCACGTCCTCGGACCAGCAGGTGGGGCAGCGCTGGCGCGGGTAGTGGTGGGCCAGACCGCAGGCGTCGCAGCGGCGGATGAGCAGCTCGCCGCGCTCGCACGCCTCCCACCACGGTGCGCTGCTCGGGTCGACGGTCGGCAGGTCGGCGCGCATCAGGCCAGCTCGACCAGGGCGGTCCCGGCGATGACGTCGGCGTCGTCCTGGTTCACCAGGCGGCAGTCGACCTCGGCCACCCGCGCTCCGTCCTCGTCGTCGCGGACCTCGGTGACGGTCAGGCGCGTCGTGAGCGTGTCCCCGGGCCAGCTCTGGGTGGTGAACCGGACCTCGAAGCGGCGCAGCGCCGCCACGCTGACCCAGTCGGTCAGGGCACGACCGACGATGCCCATCGACAGCATCCCGTGGCCGAACACCGACGGCATCCCGGCAGCCTGCGCCTTCGGCTCGTCGTGGTGCATGGGGTTGAGGTCACCGGAAGCGCCGGCGTACTGGACGAGGTCGGTCCGCGTCAGGCGGTGTTCCACCGGGGGTGCGGTGTCGCCGACCGCGAGGGTCGGGCGCGGTGTCGTGGTCGTGGCCTGCGAGGTGGTCGTCACGGTCTGGCTCCCTGGTCGCTCCCGCCGGCACCGTATCTGACGGGTCGTCACATCCGCGCGTCCGAGCGCTAGGGTCGCCCCGCTGCGGCGCAGGGAGCGCGCTGCACGAGGGAGGGCGCGGTGGCCGAGCTGACCACGATCCGACGGCGGCAGGACGACGGTGTCGCCTGGGTCACCCTGGACCGACCCGACCGGTTGAACGCCTTCGACGGGGTGATGCTCGCCGAGCTCCGGGCCACGTGGCGCGAGCTGCGGGCCGACGATCGGGTCCGCGCCATCGTCCTCGACGCCGCAGGCGACCGCGCGTTCTGCACCGGTGTCGACCGCGACTGGGCCCTGGCGGTCGAGGAGCCCGCCGAGGGGGCGGACGCCGGCGCCGGACCCGCGCCCCCCGGGGCCGTGAGCGTGGGCGAGGTCGGGACCCCGTTCCAGTTCGACGATCCCGGCGCGTGGCTCGGCCCCAAGGCCAACGACCTGTGGAAGCCGGTGGTCGCCGCGGTCCAGGGCATGGCGTGCGGCGGGGCGTTCTACCTCCTCGGCGAGGTCGACGTCATCGTCGCCAGCGACGACGCGACGTTCTTCGACCCGCACGTGACCTACGGGATGGCGGCGGTCTTCGAGTCGGTGCACCTGCTCCAGCGCCTACCGCTCGGCGAGGTCCTGCGCATGCAGTTGCTCGGGGCCCACGAGCGGGTGTCGGCCGCGCGCGCACACCAGCTCGGGTTCGTCAGCGAGGTCGTGCCGCCCGGCGACCTCGCGGCGGCCGCGGCGTGGGTGGCACGGACGATCGCCTCGCAACCGGCCCTGGCGGTGCAGGCCACCTTGCGCACCATCTGGACCGCCAACGAACTGTCACGGGCGGCTGCCCTGGACGTCGGCGTCCCACTGGTCGCCGCCGGGAACGCTCCCGAGGCGCTGGCCGAGGGGCAGCGCAGCTTCGCGTCGGGGCAGCGCGTGACGCCCCGGGTGCGCTGACGTGGTTGCTCCGGGTCCGCATCCTCGCGCCGCCATCGTCGGCGCCGCCCTCTCCGAGGTCGGACGGGTCGACGACGTCTCGGCCTTCGACCTCCACCACCAGGCCGCCGCCCGTGCCCTCGCGGACGCAGGGCTCTCCCACACCGAGGTCGACGGCTTCGCCTCGGTCGGCACCGGCCTGCTCCAGCCGATCGAGGTCGCCGAGCACCTCGGCCTCCGGCCCACGTGGGTCGACTCGACCGCCGTCGGGGGTGCCACCTGGGAGGTGATGCTCGAGCACGCCGTCGCGGCGATCCACGCCGGGCACGCCTCGGTCGTGCTGCTGGTCTACGGGTCCACGGCACGCGCCGACATCAAGCGTCGCCTGCGCACCGGTGACCTTGCGCTGTCCTCCAGCGGACCGACCCAGTACGAGGTCCCGTACGGGCACACCCTGATCGCCAAGCACGCGATGGTCGCCCGGCGTCACGTGCACGAGCACGGCACCACCCTCGAACAGCTGGCCGAGGTCGCGGTCCAGGCCCGCGCCAACGCGGCCCACAACCCCGACGCGATGTACCGCGACCCGCTCACCGTCGACGAGGTGAACGCGGCACCGATGATCGCCGACCCGCTGACCAAGCTCCACTGCTGCATCCGTTCCGACGGCGGCGGGGCCGTGGTCGTGGTCGGCGCCGACCGGGCCCGTGACCTCGCGGCCGA
Protein-coding regions in this window:
- a CDS encoding FAS1-like dehydratase domain-containing protein; the encoded protein is MAVTDLIGSPLPAQTVVVERGPVGFLARAVTDSSPVFQDARAAADAGFDAVPAPPTYAFVMAHQGAWPELQPDGATGEHPLRHVITELMSGGGMILHGGQSFTYHRPVLVGDRLTATGRIADVTVKERGEGSRMTFVVAETDWHDADGAPVVTSSMTLIHRT
- a CDS encoding Zn-ribbon domain-containing OB-fold protein; translated protein: MRADLPTVDPSSAPWWEACERGELLIRRCDACGLAHHYPRQRCPTCWSEDVRWEAASGRGRLHTWSVVHAGALPPFSERLPYVVAIVALEEGPLLATNIVDADHARLAIDQDLVVVFERDEGSTVTVPRFRPA
- a CDS encoding MaoC/PaaZ C-terminal domain-containing protein, with the translated sequence MTTTSQATTTTPRPTLAVGDTAPPVEHRLTRTDLVQYAGASGDLNPMHHDEPKAQAAGMPSVFGHGMLSMGIVGRALTDWVSVAALRRFEVRFTTQSWPGDTLTTRLTVTEVRDDEDGARVAEVDCRLVNQDDADVIAGTALVELA
- a CDS encoding enoyl-CoA hydratase/isomerase family protein, encoding MAELTTIRRRQDDGVAWVTLDRPDRLNAFDGVMLAELRATWRELRADDRVRAIVLDAAGDRAFCTGVDRDWALAVEEPAEGADAGAGPAPPGAVSVGEVGTPFQFDDPGAWLGPKANDLWKPVVAAVQGMACGGAFYLLGEVDVIVASDDATFFDPHVTYGMAAVFESVHLLQRLPLGEVLRMQLLGAHERVSAARAHQLGFVSEVVPPGDLAAAAAWVARTIASQPALAVQATLRTIWTANELSRAAALDVGVPLVAAGNAPEALAEGQRSFASGQRVTPRVR
- a CDS encoding acetyl-CoA acetyltransferase, whose protein sequence is MVAPGPHPRAAIVGAALSEVGRVDDVSAFDLHHQAAARALADAGLSHTEVDGFASVGTGLLQPIEVAEHLGLRPTWVDSTAVGGATWEVMLEHAVAAIHAGHASVVLLVYGSTARADIKRRLRTGDLALSSSGPTQYEVPYGHTLIAKHAMVARRHVHEHGTTLEQLAEVAVQARANAAHNPDAMYRDPLTVDEVNAAPMIADPLTKLHCCIRSDGGGAVVVVGADRARDLAAEPVWVLGTGTAISHTSMSQMPDLTRLPAERSGALAFGRAGLTPADVDVCQVYDAFTIVVPMTFEALGFCAPGEGGAFVSGGRLLRDGALPTNTDGGGLSACHPGMRGIFLLVEAVAQLRGSAGERQVPGTPKVALAHGTGGWLSSAATVLLGADRAFG